The stretch of DNA TATTGACTCAACCCATTTAAAGTTGGGCTAatttttagcccaaattgatTCATGAGTAACTTTGCCAAAATATCttagaaataattatttttttatttgatatgttatatatgaccataacaaatTTTAAAAAAGTCTTATTTAGTAATAATATAATTTAAAAGAAAACAACACATATTAAGTAAAGTTTGATAAGAGTTGGACGGGTTGGACTTTGATCCAAATTTTAGCTCATCCTGACGCAACCCATCTTAGCCTGAGTAACTTTTGGGCGAGTCATTTTGACCCATCCAATTATTGACTCAACCCATTTTGACCCGCCCAAAATCAGCCCAACCCGCCATTTGGCACCCCTATTGTCCgtgtataaaagttaaactcatacAAAAATTTATGGGAGATTATGGCGGTAGAAAACATTACCTCAATACGTTTTGTTGATGGTGAGTATACATGAATTTCTGAAATATATTCTGCAGAATAATTTCCAGTAGACAAACAAGCTCCAATCCCTCTAGGCCATTCTCTAGTGTAAGTAGTAACAATTTCATTTCTTGGATTTCTCTCAACAGATTTGAAGAAAAATACATGAGGAGCTTCACAAGGATCCCAAGATGGACTTCTAACATCAAACATATAATATGGTGGACTAGGACTTGGTTGCCATGTCTTGAATGTTACAATAGGATTTTGTATCCAACTTCTAGGCATAATTTTCTCATAAATATGTGCTGAATATCCCCAAGAAACTGAAAATGTCCAATTTTTTGACCTCTGGTGGCATATGGTTTGTTGTAACATACGTGATTGATCATAATTTGCAGCATTATGGAGGTGGAAACTAGATTGGGCACGATCCATTGAGGGAAAAATTGGATCAACCATATCAAAATGGTGAAGGGATGTTAGTAAAGACTTTGGATGATATGATAGAAATCCAGATATGTCACCACGTAGATCAATCTGCAAGTTATAAATATCCATATATTATttaagggaaaagaaaaaaaaagtatacTTAATCCAATTAGTTGATAAGACATATCTTGCTGAATACACTGACAGtgtaaaaagtttaaaaaaaaaaagtttttgacTAAGGTCGGTCTCCTTAGAACGAGTTATCAAACGATATGATCTATAATAGGTTAAAATATACTGATAGCGTAAAATTTTTTTACTGGTTAAAACCGGAAGAAACCTTACCTGATGAATACCTTGAAGAGGAGAAAGGTTGACTCCAATATCAGAAATGCAAAGCATTGTAGTTCTATCAGCAGATTTCAAGTGAGAATATCTCTTTAGGCAAGACATTATATTCTTAGCAAATGCTCTAGCCAAAGGATAACTCAAAATAATTCCAGCTCCACCAAAAGCTTCATGAAATGAGTACCAATAATTCGACAATATAAATTCCGAGTGTCCTCCGATATAATAGTACTTCGTATGATCATATTGTGCAAGAATATCAACCATATTATCTAAAAAAAATATCGAGTCGTCGTCCCCCATAATTACCCATCTTACCCCGTCATGTTCTTCTCTAAATACCTCCATAATCCCATGAACCATTCTTAAAACTCTTGAATCAACATGTTTGGTTTCTTTAACTAGTTTTGGAACATCATCGGATATTTTATAAGGAGGTGAATTTATTGACCAAGGTAAAAGATTACCTTTAGGAGGAACATCTAGTAAAAGATGACCTCTTGTAATATTTGGTCTCCACCAAGATTCAATATAGGATTTTCTATGGTGCCATGCTTTTTCTGACCCTAAAAGTCCAAAAAGGAGATGGTtaatatttgtgggatttttggTTTGTGCAACATTTGATGATCTAATTGGGAATTTTAAGGAAGAGAAAAGATAAGAAGATGGACATTCAGAGTCATTGAAAAAGATTATTGAACCTACGTATAGGACTAAACCACAAATTAGGACAGTGTTGCAAATGCTAATGACAGTGGATTTGTCAAAACTAGACATTTTGAGAGATTGAGTAGAGAGAACTAAAGAATGGAAACAAATGAGCTTTTGCTCTGGTATTAGTTTTGTAAGGTTTTAAACAAAGAGaacaccccacccccaccccaccctTACAACACACTGATGTCAATGATCTTTATATGTCCTAACATACACTATGTCACAGTCTTTGTACTAGATCGTTGACTAAAATATTATTGTCTTTAATTTCATGAACATTTTTGATTAATTAACCCAAATCGCCGCCCACCCAATCACCTAAATTAAAAGTAACCGGCAAATGTATACTATATGTTTGATATATGTATAACCATATATGGTCTATGTATATTCATGTATAGTATGTGTATAACTGTGTAAAACCAtcgtataatttatgtatatcagcttgaaaaagtaaacaatgaatccAATCGGCTATTTAGGTAAAGAACAAGcactttttgacttttaaaaGCCAAACTTTTGTATCTTTAAGCCCGTCTTTCCAagtagtgtgtgtatatatatatatatatatatatatatatatatatgcaaataATATATATGTCCAAGTGTCTAGGCTGTCTTTATTACCAGAATGTTACATTTCAAAAGCATATGTAATTACCTTACGCTAATGTTTTCCATCTCGCTCAAACTTCTATTTCAGAAATTTGTTGATACGAATCCCGATATACAGTTGAGAGTTTACTACTATTAATATTTTTCATTTTGCTTTAAATTTATTGAAATATCGTAGGATGTAATTCATGAGTAGGACAGTTTACTTCAATATTTGCATAACTTCGAAAACTAAAGTAAGATTAACAGATTAGGTCAACGTATACTTTTCCTTATCTAAATAAATACTTATGTTAAAGGTTGCTAATTCTTGAAGTCTCTCAAACTCACGTGATATTTTTAAAGTAATTCGATCCAGTCAAATAAAGGAATCTTTAAGTTACCTTCAAGCTGCCTTTATAAAGCAGTTCTCATCTTTGTGCAACATAAAATAATGTTTACCAACAAGGATCGTGGTAGACTGACAactatttcttttattattaattatagGTATCGGGTTCGAGTCCTGTGTACGAAGTTGTTCTTGTTAGGAAACGCTTTACCTCTAATGTGAGACTTCCCGACACGAATTCGGATTTACAAGCTTTAACGTAAAATAATGTTTAATAGAAAATATAGCTTCAAAATGAATAATAATCCTTGAATCAATTAGTTGTTTGATTATTAGTGTGTGTTAATTTACTCAAAGCAAGTTAGATAGTCCTACAACTACTAAACTATTGGCCTATAACTAATTTGAAACTACTAAACTCTTGGCCTATAACTAATTCGAAGTTACGGACTTCCAAGTACATTGTAATGAATTCCCATATATCCCATCTATATTCTGTGTTCTTGCTAGTGTGATTTAATTAAGAATTAAAAGATTTCTCTTTTCACCAATATATTTATGATTTGTAATTATTATAAATCGATACTACTAATAATAAAAAGTAGGTCAATATATACTTCTACCATATTATTATCAGCAAATTACCATATTATCAGGAGGGGACGCAAGAACATGCACATATAGGttaatttaagaattaatatttgcatACTAAGAAATATTACCACTTGTGCCGCcagaaaagaatgtagaaaggtAGAAGATTTCGAAATACTATTTAATGCTATCTCCATTCACAAGTCTAAAATAACTTTTCTCGCAATTGAAGGATTAATGTTCTTATACTgcctttttcttttaattaagtATATATAATAAGGGAATTAAAGAATGGAAAACTTCATATATAATATACTGAGACATGTGAAGTAGTagtgtatacgggtgaaatcgagATCATGGTGCATCCCGACCTCCGACAAGATAAGCCAGGCTCGAGACATGGTGAcaagggaccgaaatcgagccAAAGGTCCCACCGAGCTAGAATCCGGGGCATGACGCCTGTCCTCGAGAATGTCGAGGTAATGATTCCGGATtcggtcctagcctcgaacgacttcgaagaacattgtcggACAATCAAACATAGCTaacagaaggccgaaatatccgcgaccgaccggatatcacggcggggATCTCGACACGTATCGATAAGGAACCGGCAGTCAGTTAATcagaagatttttttaccttttatagagttgtacctaaagtaggacttccctactatataaagggggtctgataattcatgaaatacattgtaacacgcattccaaagcaatatattctaattttctctgttattagcgctctctctctctctctctctctctcttgttcACCAGTGCTGGCCACAGCGAGCCCGAATTGAGGGTGATTATTTCATTAAGGACGGAACTATCCATGGGAACGGGCCTTCCAACGGTCCTTCGAGAATTTGCGCCACGAGTTCTCGGAGTAGGACATCTGTAAAACGATACCCTCGACCCACTTCTTGAGTCGAGGGACAACATTTGGAACCCGAGCGACGGCAGCACCACCACAAATACCGATAAGGGAAAGAAAATTAAACATAAAATCAACATTCAAATGAAAGGTCTACTTACGTGatgtattccacttctcggggaatggacTGCATTCAGCCAGAATCAAGTCCGCAGTCCTCACTAGGACAAAATAGCCCTACCAACCTCGATCCCGGTCCTCATCGATACTTGAGAATGGAGCTTTACTGGCCCGACGCACAAGCTTTATCAGCGCCCCCTCCCccagaagattcggggactgtataagcgGAGTAGATAGTCAATGGTGAACGAGCACCCATTGATTTTGTTCACAAACAACCTGAGGAGAATCATGATCCTCTAGAGTAATTGGTGAATCTGGCATAGGCACACGTTGTACCTCTTGAAAAAATCTAAAATGACCGGGTCTACAAGGCctaatgtaaagggataagtgtaaacacttagatatcCCTCAACATAGGTGGTAATAGACTCTTCGAGGACCACTATGACTTTAtcggcccagttgcagtctttttgAACCGTAGGGAGGACCTCTTCGGTAATCGAGTACATGTATCTCGAGATCTCCTCATACCGACCACGTATGAAGGAACATTTTCAAGGGGGGTTAGGGTACTGGTTCATCAACGGCCACGCTCGGAGCGGTCTCCTCAACCTCAGTAGCCGGCCGCGAAGTAGAATGAGCTTTTTTCTAGGAAACGGTTTTGGAAGTCTTGCCATTCTTTGATAAAGTAAAAATGGAGGGAAATCTGGGAAAAATGAAGAAACAAAGGATGTTGAAGGATTAGACTAGTTGGCTTGAGAAGAAGTTGGGTAAACATTCTTGCAAAGGATCTCGAGTAATCGGGGTAAAAGTGCTAAAGAGCATTGAAATCCTGAGGGTATGAGGGTAGAAGGTTTGATGTAAAGTAAAAATGAACAaaggagggggtatttatagtagttcAGCGACGTTTCACGCCCAGGGACGGTCGACCGGcagctgacatgcatttaatgccatcaTGACTTGACTAACGAGATGTTTCAGATGTTTTGTCATTTCTGTCGCGATGTGTCGAAGTAAGAATCAGAAGCTCATGTAGTTCCTCATCGTTTACTCTCCGAgaaataaggggactatctgtatacgggtgaagTCGAGCTCATGGTGCATCCCGGACTCCAACAAGATAAGCCATGCTCGAGACATGGTGGcaagggaccgaaatcgagccAAAGGTCCCATCGAGCTAGAATCAGGGGGCATGACGCCTGCCCTCAAGAATGTCGAGGTCATGATTCCGGATTCGGTCCTAGCCTCGAACTACTTCTAAGAAAATTGTCGGACAATCAagcatagccaacagaaggccgaaatatctgtgactggtcggatatcacggcggggatctcggcacgtatcgataaggaACCGACAGTTAGTTAAttagaagattttttaccttttatagagttgtacctaaagcagggcttccctactatataaagggggtctgataattcatgaaacacattataacacgcattccaaagtaatatattattattttctctgttattagctctctctctctctctctctctttctctctctctcttttgttCACCAGTGCTGGCCACAACGAGCCCGGATCGAGGGTGATTATTTCATTAAGGCTGGAACTATCctactcgtgtggtttgaatttattttatctttatttgttcagtagtaacttaatttatcgctttgtatcaaattaatccgtgtatccttaaaaccacttacaaatttaattgttatccgattttgagagtaaacagtttggcgcccaccgtggggctgaggataatagcggcgatttgatacaaatttccgtAACGCACcctactttacacttgctctttgaagtgccTTTGATTTCAGGTCTGAGTTAAAATGTCGAACTTCTAATCTACCCCTCTAAACACGGAtgctgagtctggccaccatggcgagaacaacaatatagCACCCGAAAATGAGATGCCCCCTACCGATCCCAACGGAATTCCGATCGCAGTCCCGATCGACGCcagctcacatgtggccatcaacacaAATTTGCCCACCGATCCTGAGAACAACATCCGCGGGGGAGTCGGGTCGGTAGCTCAAAATGCTTATGATGGTGAAGAGGATGAGATCAActtgcgggtgatcttcgaaatgctgcaggctCAGCAGGCAGTGATAGCCCAACTGCAGAATCGAAGCCGCGCTCCCAGTAGAGTTGAGCCCGAGTCATCCTGGGAAAACACTCGTGGAAATGAACCAGCCGCAGACATGCCaaatgaagttgaacccggaactaaccccgagataataaagatgatTGAGGAATTGAAAAAACGGGTGGAAacaggagaaaagaaaatcgaatcCAACGATAAGAAGGTGGAGActtacaactccagggtcgaccaaatccccaGAGTgccaccgatattgaaaggcctatagactccaagaagtttgttcagaaACCCTTCGCTTCGAGCGTAGCCCCGAAGCCGATCCCTAAAAAGTTCTGCATGcttgaaattcctaagtacaatgggacaactgacccaaatgaacatgtgacctcatacacgtgtgccatcaGGGGGAATGACTTAGAAGATGGCGAAATCGAATCTGTCTTGCTGAAATAAttcggagagaccttgtcaaaaggagctatgatatggtatcacaacctacctcttaactctattgactcatttgctatgcttgtagattccttcgtaaaagtacacgccggggctatcaaggtcaagaccaggaagtcagaccttttcaaagtgaaacatagggataatgagatgctcagagaattcgtgtcccggtttcagatggaacagatggacctgcctccgatcgcggatgattgggccgttcagaccttcacccaaggactcaataatCGAAGCTCTTTGGCTTCGCAACaattgaagcaaaatttgatagaATATCCAGCCGtgacttgggccgatgtgcataaccgATATCAGCCAAAAATTAGAGTCggagatgatcagcttggggcccctttTGGGTCTGTCTTTCCTGTCCGAGCCAGTGACAGacccaaaagagacattgatcgtgaaccaaggcTAAGTAGGGACTAATACCAGCCTTATATTGGTGATCGCAGGAGTTACAAATACGGATGAAACCCTGCGAGTAATGAAAGGAGAAACGATCGGAGTCAaaataaccggggactcatgagtaaAAATGGTTTTGACAGGCCTATCGGGCCCAAGGAAGCACCGTAGTTATCAGAGTATAATTTCAACGTCGATGTTGCTGCTATCGTAACTGCCATAGGATGCATTAGAGACACCAAggtcctcgacctctacagtctgatccaacccaaagggatcctaagctaatgtgcaaatatcatagcactcacggccacagaacggaGGACTACCAACAATTAAGTGAGGAAGTAGCCCTGTTATTTAACAACggacatctccgagagttcctgagcgatcgagccaagcatcatttcaggaatagagaTTCTAATAAACAGATCGAGCAGGAGGAACCTCAGTACGTCATTAACAAGATCATCGGCGGGGTCGACATTCCTAGGGGCTgatgctgaagcgcaccaaagtatccatcataagggaaaaatggactcggGATTACGTGTCGgagggaaccttgtctttcaacggcGAGGACGTTGAAGGGATCATGCAGTCCCACAACGAtgtactggtaatatctgtactcataaataaatctcgggTTAAGCGtgtattgattgatccaggtagctcggccaacatcatcagatcgagtgTCGTTgaacaactcggtctacaagatcagatcgtgcctgcagttcgagttctaaatggattcaacatggcatgtgagacgacaaaaggggagataacattgcCAGTAAACGTCACCGGGACCATTCAGaaagccaagttctatgtaaaCGAAGGAGACATAAGGTATAACTCTCTGTTTGGAAGCCatagatccacaacatgagggcggtacaCTCGAATCTAcaccaagtgatgaaattcccaATGCCAGGAGGGATAAAAACaatttacggagaacaaccggctgcaaaggagatgtttgcggTAGACGAGGTGGTTTCGGTATCCGCACTTATAACGACAAAAGGTCTGGGTCCGGTCGCTAAACAAgaagccaaatagcaattaccaacACCATCCCCGATCCAACCGGTGAGGTAGGGGACCGATGGAGACGATGACTACGGGGTTCCTAGGTCGTTTATAGCCCCCAACGATTACGATGCTACCAAATCGACagtcgaggaactggagcaagtcgtatTGATCGAACATTTGCCCGATccaaaggtatacctgggcacggggttgaaTCCCGAACTTAGGAAAACTCTCATTCAATTCCTTatggctaacatagattgtttcgcttggtcctacCTTGATATGACAGAGATCCCGCCGGATATAACCACttacaagctaagcctggacccgaagttccacccgaTCAAGCagaagagaagaccccagtctgaggtcaaatatacgttcatcaaggatgaggtatctaaactccttaaaatagggtccatccgagaggttaaatacccggactggttagcaaacgtagtagttcctaaaaag from Nicotiana tomentosiformis chromosome 11, ASM39032v3, whole genome shotgun sequence encodes:
- the LOC104114803 gene encoding uncharacterized protein; amino-acid sequence: MSSFDKSTVISICNTVLICGLVLYVGSIIFFNDSECPSSYLFSSLKFPIRSSNVAQTKNPTNINHLLFGLLGSEKAWHHRKSYIESWWRPNITRGHLLLDVPPKGNLLPWSINSPPYKISDDVPKLVKETKHVDSRVLRMVHGIMEVFREEHDGVRWVIMGDDDSIFFLDNMVDILAQYDHTKYYYIGGHSEFILSNYWYSFHEAFGGAGIILSYPLARAFAKNIMSCLKRYSHLKSADRTTMLCISDIGVNLSPLQGIHQIDLRGDISGFLSYHPKSLLTSLHHFDMVDPIFPSMDRAQSSFHLHNAANYDQSRMLQQTICHQRSKNWTFSVSWGYSAHIYEKIMPRSWIQNPIVTFKTWQPSPSPPYYMFDVRSPSWDPCEAPHVFFFKSVERNPRNEIVTTYTREWPRGIGACLSTGNYSAEYISEIHVYSPSTKRIEIDRCECCDIILEAGSNKADIKYRECKIDEIIA